GTGCTCAGCGCCGACCACTGGATCGGCGATCGGGAGCTCTTCCTGGCGGACATCAGGAGAGCCGCGGCCCATGCCAGCGACAAACGCGAACTGGTCACCTTCGGCATCCGACCCACCTGCCCCGAGACCGGCTTCGGCTACATCGAGACGGAGGGGACAGGTGAGGTGCTCGCCGTCATGGCCTTCCGCGAGAAGCCCCCCCTCGAGAAGGCCATGGCCTATCTGGAGACGGGACGCCACTACTGGAACGCAGGGATGTTCGTATGGACCCTGGAGGATCTCCGGGCCGAGTTGCTCACCCACTGCCCCGATACCCTCTCCCCCCTTGATGCCTGGGTCCGGGCCGGCGCCTCTCCCGAGACCCTGCCAGGGGCCTACGCCTCTCTGCCCAAGATCTCCATCGACTATGCCGTCATGGAGAAATCCCGAAGGGTCGCCGTGGTCCCCGCCCGCTTCCCCTGGTCTGATGTGGGTTCCTGGCCTGCCGCAGCGGCTTTTCTGCCCCCCGATGACCGGGGCAATGTCGTCCAGGGACAGGCCCTGCTGCTCGACTCGGACCGCTGTGCCGTCTTCGGCAGCACCCGCCTCATCACCGGCGCCGGGCTGGAGGACCTGATCATTGTGGACGAACCCGACGCTCTCCTGGTCTGCCGTATGGACCGGGCCCAGGACGTCAAGGCCATCGTCGACCGGCTGCCCGGCATCGGCAGAACCGACCTGCTCTAGGAGCGACCATGCAGCGCCCCCACACCACCTTCACGACCAAGCCCTGGGGAGGCTTCACCCAGTACACCCTGAACACCCCGAGCACGGTCAAGATCCTCGTCTGTGCCCCCGGACAGCGCCTCAGCCTCCAAAAGCACGAACACCGGGCCGAGCTGTGGGTGGCCCTGGACGAAGGGGCGGTCATCGAGCGGGATGGGCAGATCATCACCCCCGATCTCGGAGCCGAAGTGTGGCTTCCCGCAGGCTCCGTCCACCGCCTCAGCTGCCCATCAGGACACCCCAACCCCGTCCGGATCCTGGAGATCAGCCTCGGCCACTTCGACGAGGACGACATCGAGCGACTGGAGGATGTGTATGGTCGGGCCTAGCGGTGGGCCCTGGAAGTGCTAGACTTGTGAGTGAGGTGCCCTTCGGGGCTTCCCGCCACCCTTTTTTCCCTCCACACTTCCAGTCCCGAAAGCGGGACTCCCGCTATAACTCCCCACCAAAGCATTCCCACCAAAACTTCCCACACGAAACGCCCCTGCCTCGGGGCGTTTCACTGTACACGGGCAAATTTATCCGCACACCGAGACACCTTGTAAAATATTTAATTTCATCAACTTAGACAGGATCCTGACTTGGAACTGGTGCCACCAGGGAGAGGGGGTGGATCGTCGGAGGACGATCTGCCGTCCCCGGGCACCCAGGACGGCGGCGCAGGTGAAGATGTGGCTCCTCAGGGTCTCCACGGTGCAGCGTGCCCCTTCTTTGCGAGGGCGATCTGCCGGCCGAAGCCCGCAAGGACAGCCCAGTACATACCTTGTTGAGCTATTCTGGGCATGCACTCACAAAGGAGCTCCCCATGAAGATCAGTGCACGGAATGTTCTCAAGGGCCAAGTCACCGAAGTCACCAAGGGTGCGGTCAATACGCTGGTCGCCCTCACCCTGCCGGGGGGCGTGACGATCTACGCCACGATCACCAATGCCAGCGCCGAGGCCCTGGCCCTGACCAAGGGCAGGGAAGCCAGCGCCATCATCAAGGCGAGCGCCGTTCTCGTCGGCAAGGATCTCGCAGGCGCCCAACTGAGCGCCAAGAACCAGCTGGTCGGCAGAATCTGCAAGGTGGTGGATGGTCCCGTCAGTGCCGAGGTGGATATCGAAGTCGCTTCGGGGGTGCTTCTGAGCGCCGTCATTACCCACGAAAGCGCCAAGAGCCTGGCCTTCAAAGTGGGCGACCAGGCCAGTGCCATCTTCAAGGCCTCCAGCGTCATGCTCGGCGTGGAGTAGGACCAGGGGCGTCCACGATCAACGGAAGGTCCGGTAGTCCAGTTGATACCGCTCCATCCGTGTCCCCATCATGCGGCGGGTGAGCCCCAGGTTGCGGGCGGCCTGTGTGACATTTCCCCGGGCCGCCCGGAGGGCCTCCACAAGGATTTCGTACTCAATGGACTCCAGGTGCCGCTCCAGGCTTCCGGGCAGCACTCCGCTCGAAAACCGCGCCTTCTGGAGGGTCAGAGGCAGCGATCGGGCCTGGATCATCTGCCCGTCAGTGGCCACCTTCACCGCCCGCTGCATGACCCGCTCCAACTCCCGGAGGTTGCCCGGCCAGGGATAGGAGACCAGAAGTTCCACGGCAGCCGGACTGATCCGCTGGAACTTCCGTCCGAGAGCCCTCCCCGCCCTCATGGCGAAGGACTCGGCCAGCTCGAGAATATCCCCATCCCTCTCCCGCAGAGGTGGGAGCAGGATGGTACGGTTCTCCATCAGACCGTAGAGGCGGGCACTGAAAGCCCTGCGGGCGACCTTGGCGGGCAGATCGTGACGGGATGCAGCCAGGATCCGGAGGTCCCCCCTCTGGAGCTCTGCCAGATCCTCTTGGGCATCCAGGGGCAGATGGGCGACCTCGTCCAGGAAAAGTGAGCCATGGAGGCCTGTGGCGGCCGCCATCAGCTCCTGGCGCAGCCCCGGCCGCAGGCGGCATGAGAAGGCCAGAAAGTCCCCTATCCGCCCCTCCTGATGGATGGATCTCGCCACCCGCTCCCTGCCGGTGCCGGCCTCGCCCAGGATGAGCACGGGTCCCACATGGGGACCCACCCGGTGGATGAAGGCCGTCACCTCCTGCATGGCCCTGCAGCCCGCAACCCAATCGCCGCCCTCAGCAGCCAGAACCCCGCCCTTCAGCCGTCCACCACGGGTCCGCTCTTCCCGAGCCAGCAGCTCGACAGCCGGAAAGAGAAGCTCCCCCACCCCTTGATAGAAGCCGACATCCGCGGGGGCCTGCCCATCCTCCCCGACCCACTCCAGGGTGAAGGCCCCCAGTACACAGCGCCCCCTCGCGATGGGTACATCGAGCCGGTGCATCCGACTCACATCGGTGCAGCGGCCTCGTCCCTGCCTCGTCCCGCTCAGCCGCTCCCTTCCGCATCCATCCCCGCCCCCCTCTAGCCAGACGGCACAGTTGAGCACACCCGGTTCACGTGAGAAGTGCTCCAGCAGCTCCTCGAGCAGCCGGTCCAGGCTCCGGCTCTCCGCCACCACCCGCCCCAGGGCGGCGACAAGGGAAACAGAGCCATGCCCCTCCCCCCCCAATGCCCTCACCGCTGCCCCGATATCCATCCCCGACTCCCACCCAATCCACCGAGATGAGCATCTCGAGTCGTTATATACTATACTATATTTCGATTACCCCAACACATGGTGCCCGCCCTGTCCGGGCATGAGTCAGGAAGTGCTGAGGAGGTGGCAGGACCGCGCCGTTCGTGCGCGATCTGCTGGTGACGCTACGAGCCGCGCGAGGGAGTCGGTGGAACCGGCCAGGAGAGTTCCGTGCCCAGGAGGCGGAGGGAGCCACGCCTCGCTACCGCTCATCCCCGACATCTCGGTGTCCAGGACAACAAGGTCCGGTTTGAGTCCGGTAACCCAGGAGAGGACCGAGAAACCGTCTGCGGCCGTACCCACCACCTCACGGACAGAGCCACAATAGGTGGCCCAGCTGCAGAGACCTGGGGCAGATGGGATGACGACTCTTCAGGGAATGGCAATTGTGTGAACGCCACAGCCAGACCCAGCTCAGACCTGCACCTCTGACAGGGGGGGACGCTCCATCAGCAGTGGCGACGCGGGCTTCAGCCCCTGGAGGAGCTGCAGTGCGACCTCCAGCACACCCCCGGGTTCCAGGCCCAGCATGCAACGGTGGTCCGTGGGGCATTGCCGCTCGAAGCAAGGGGCGCAGGGCACCCGGTTCCAGAGGGCATGGGCATGCCTGCCCAGGGGATGGGAAGTGGCCGGGTCCGTAGGGCCATAGAGTGCCAGGACCCGGGAGCCCAAGGCTCCGGCCAGGTGGACCAGGCCGCTGTCGTTGGCCACCACCAGGGAGGCCCGGGCCGCCAGGCCCCCCAGGGCCTGGAGGCTGGTGCGCCCCACCAGGTCCGTGACCGCAGGGAGTCCCCCGGAGAGCTCGGTCCCCAGGGCGGCCTCCCGGGCCGTCCCGGCGACCACCGGACGGTATCCTGCGGCCACCAGACCCTCCACGAGCGCCCGCCACCGGGGCAGAGCCCACTGCTTGGCCACCCCGCCATTGGCGCCGGGGGCGATCAGGACCAAGGGACCGGCATGCCCGGGCAGGGCCGCCTCCGCCGCTTCCGCCCATGCCGAAGGCAGATCCAGATCCGCCCCTGTGGCCGGCGCCCCGGCTCCCAACCCCAGAGCATCGATCATCAGCTTGCGGAAGCGCAGGGCGTAGTGGTCACCATCACTCCAGCGGGGCAGTACCCGGGTGAGGAGTAGGTTCCGTCCCTGCCCCCCCCAGCCGAGACGCTCGGGCACCCGCCCCAGGAAGGCCTCCAGTCCTGTACCCAGGCTCTTGGGCAGGAGGATCGCGGTGTCCGTCCCCAGGGACCGGATCTGGGCGGCCCGGGTCCAGGTGCCCTCGACCCAGGGCAGGACCTCCCCGATTCCGTAGGCCCTGACCACCTCGGCCACGCTGGGCTTGGCCTGGATGAAGAGCTCCGCCTCCGGCAGCGTCTGCCTCAGCAGACGGAGGGCCGGAGCCTGGAAGATGGTGTCCCCCAGCCAGTTCAGGGAGCGGATGAAGATGCGTCGAGCCATGGCTCCAGTCTACCCCGGGAGATCCTCTCCCTTTTCAGCGGAGGAGGGATGGGGTGTACTGGCAGGATGCGGGTCGCCTTCATCACCCCCCCCATCATCAAGCCCTCCGAGCCGGGTCTCTCCGCGGCGGCCGCCGCCCAGTGGTTCCGCTCCCGAGGGGTGGACGCCTGGGCCATCGATGCCAGCATCGGCTGGTACCTGCACACCCTGGCCCCGGAGCGCCTGGAGCAGCTGGCCTCGGATCCCCACGCCACCCAGGCGGAGCGTCTCTCGGCCAGGCAGGTGAGGTCGGGGGCCCTCCAGCGCCCTGAGACATACCTGGACCGACGGATCTACAGCTCCGCTTGCAGCCACTTGGCCAATGCCCTGAAGCTGGCCTCCCGCCCCTTCCCCGATTTCCGTCTCCGCGTGGCCGATGTGGAGTGGACCGGGCGGCGTCCCCAGCACTCCGCCGACCTGGAGGAGGCCGCAGCCACCCCGGGCCCCTACGATGCCTACTTCCGGGAAGTCCTCATCCCGGAGCTCAGGGCGACGGACACCACCCATGCCGCCCTCTCCCTCACCTTCCTCCACCAGGCCTACGCGGCCTTCCGTCTGGCCGAGCTTTTGCGCGAGGAGGCACCGGAGATCCAGGTCTGGCTGGGGGGCCCCCTGGTGGCCTGCTGGAGTGCCGTGGGCGCCCCCCTGGACCACCCGGTCTTCCGGCGATTCCACAAGGTCTGCCCCACCGCCAGCGAAGCCGAGATGGAGATCCTGGCCTTGGAGCTGGGAGGGCGTCCCGGACGGGAGCCCGCCCTGTTGGCCCCGGATCTGGCCAGCACCCCCTGGGAGGCCTACCTGGTGCCGCAACCCACCATCCCCGTGGCCCTGGGCCGCGGCTGCTACTGGCGGCGCTGTTCCTTCTGCCCGGACTACCTCCACCCGAAGTACCACCCCTGCGGGGCCGATGACCTGGAGACCTGGCTGCTGGAGGTCGCCACCCGCTTCCCGGCAGGCGCCATGCTCCACCTCACGGACTCGGCCCTCTCCCCGGCCCTCCTGGACCGCCTCGCCACCTTGGTGATCCGCCACCGCCTGCCCCTGCGCTGGCACGGCTTCGTGCGCCTGGAGGCCGCCTTCGCCCGCACCGGCTTCGCTGCCCATCTGGCCGAGGGGGGCTGCACCCTACTGCAGTGGGGCCTGGAGACCGCCTCCCCCCGGCTCCTGGAGCTGATGGACAAGGGCATCACACCCCAGCAGGCCCGCCAGGTGCTGCGGTCCAGCGCCTCGGCGGGGATCAAGAACCACGCCTACCTGCTCTTCGGCCTCCCCGGCGAGACAGAGGATGAGCGGGAGGAGACCCTCCGCTTCGTGCGGGAGGAGGCCTCCTCCCTCCACGACCTGAACCTCTCCATCCTCAACCTCCCCCGGCGCTCCCCCATGCATGAGCATCCGGAACGCTACGGCATCACAGATCTCATGCCCTTCGGCGCCGAGACGGACCTCTCGCTCTACCTGGACTTCCGCTGCGGGGAGAGCCACCCCCGGCTGGAGGCACGGCGCTGGGTCGGCGCCCGCTTCAGCCGGGACCCCCTGGTCAAGCGGGTCCTGGGCGAGCTGAACAACCCATTCAAGGCCAACCACGCCTGCTTCCTGCCCTCGGGGAGCCTGGGGTAGACCTCGACAATGCACGGGCCATGAAACCAAGATTCTTCACGGAACTCCGGGGATGGAGGTCTGTCCGCCCATGGACGCCCATAAAGACGGGTGAAGGCACAAGGGCTTTGCCGCTCTTCATCCCCGTGTTCCCCGTCCATCCCCGGCCTCCTTCCGCTTTTGGATCCAAGGAGAGGCGCTTCGATTATCCTGGTTCTTCTGCCGGAGTGCCCCATGGCCAAGAAGAAGCTTGAACCCACCCTCAAGACCCTGCCCAAGCGCCAGGTCACCGCCCCCTCGAAGCAGCTGGAGACCTTCGCCAGCCCCCGCCCCGGCCGCCCCTTCGAGATCGTCTTCGAAACCGAGGAATTCACCTGCCTCTGCCCCATGACCGGCCAGCCCGACTTCGCCAAGCTGAAGATCACCTACATGCCCGACCAGCTCTGCGTGGAGAGCAAGAGCCTCAAGCTCTACCTCTGGAGCTACCGCAACGAAGGCGCCTTCCACGAAGCCGTCACCAACCAGATCGCCGACGACTTGGTGGAGACCCTCAAGCCCACCTGGCTTCGCGTGGACGGTGACTTCCTGATCCGGGGTGGCATCCGCACCCTGGTGGCCGTGGAGCACGGTAAGCGGCCCGCCTGATGTTCGCCCTGGTGGCCCTCGGCTCCAACCTCGGTGATCGCCTCGCGAACCTGGAGGCGGGACTGGCCACCCTCCGGGAACTGGGACCCCTGAACCCCTCTCCGCTGATCATGGAGACCCCCGACGAGTCCGGCACAGGTCCCGCCTACCTGAACACCGTGGCCCTGCTGGAAACCGACCTGGGCCCGGAAGCCCTGCTGGAGGAGCTCCTGCGCCGCGAACTCCGGCTCGGGCGCGAGCGCAAGGGCGTGCGGAATGCCCCCCGGCCCCTGGATCTGGACCTGATCCTGACAAACGGCCCTCGGGGGCTCCGGACCTGGACCAGCCCACCAGACCTCGCCTGCCTGGGGCCTGAGCTGAGCCTGGAGCTGCCCCATCCCAGGGCGGAGAGACGTCCCTTCGTCACTGAACCATGGCTGGCCCTCCAAGGGCTGCCGGTGGGGCTCAGGCGCCAGGATCTCTGAGGGGAGGTCACCCACCCAGGCGACGCCTTCCCTCCTCCAGGGCGGAGCCCAGGCAGGCCCTGCCCTGCTCCAGGAGATCCCTGCAGCGGGCCGCAAGCTCCGCCCGCCAGGGAGCCTCCGGGAGATCTCTCAGGTTGGTCTGAACATTCCAGACCCCGCCCTGAAGCCCACTGTGGGCCAACTGGAGCCCCACCATGGCATCGGTGACCGCCGCCGGATGCCCCCAGCGGATGGCTACCGCCGCAGCCGCCATGGCCCCAAGGGCGTCCTCGGCGGTCCTGAGGGGCACCTCGATGGCCTGCCGGAGCCCGGCTTCCATGGCCCAGTCCCGGACCTGACGCTCCTCGGGGGTACTCCGGGGGAGACGCCGTGCAGCCAGATAGGCCCGATAGGCCTGGGTGTCCTCATCCACGGCATGGAGCAACCCGTCCAGCGCCCGGTGGGCCTGCTCGGCGGCCCCCGCCAACTCCACCGCCGCCTCCGGGGCCGGGGACTTGGACTGGCTCAGGTTGGCCACCATGGCCGCCAAGGCGGCCCCCTGGGCCCCCGCCAGGGCCGCGGCCGAACCGCCGCCCGGTACGGGGCTCTGTCGGCTCAGCTCCAGGACGAACTCCGAAACCTTGAGCGAGGCGGGCCCCCCCTCGAAGCCCTTGGGCAAACCCAGGACCTTGGCCTCGAGCTCGAAGGGGCTCACGTCCCGGAGACCCATGGACTCAAGGGCGCAGTCCAGCACATCCCGCACGGGGATGTGCCAGGGTCGGCCCTCACGCTGAAGATAGAAGCGCCCTGCCTCCAGGAGGACCGGAAAGGGGATCAAGCCGACGACCTCTGAGCCCGTGACCCGCAGCCCCCGTTCAAGCGCCAGTGCCCGGGCCGCCTCCAGGACCGCATGGGGTGGGGTCAGCCCGGGACGGGTCAGGTTGAGGGAGATCTGGGCCCGGCCATAGGCCTCGACGTACCAGCCGATGGCCCGGCACTCGCGGAAACGTCCCGCCCGGTAGACCTTCTGCCCCACCAGATCCTGCCCCGGGTCCAGATCGTTGAGCCGCAGGAGCTCCTGGAGCTCATAGCCATGGGCCTCCCGGCAATGGGCTTCGAGGGCGGCCCGGTCAGGGGCGTCATAGCTGCAGTTCCCGCAGGGAAGGCAGCCTGATCCATAGATCAACTCCCGCCCGCTGGCATAGAAGGCGTCTGTCTGTCCTCGCCGGGCCACCCGGCCCCGCTCCCTGAGTTCGAAGGCGATATCAGCGGCCTGGGCCTTGTCACGGCTGTCCAGGTTGATGTTGAAGGCGATGAGGAAGTCCCGGGCGCCGACCGTGAGAGCGCCGAAGGTCGGAACAAAGGTGGCCGGGCCGAAGTCCGGTGCCCACTCTGGCTGCCGGAGCTTGGCCTCCAGGCCCTCGTACTCCCCCCGCCGGATGGCCGCCAAGCTCCGACGGGCTGGCGAGGTGGCGGCATGCTCATAGAGGTAGACCGGCAGCTCCAGCTCCTCGCCGACCCGCTTGGCCAGCCGCCGCGCCAGATCCGCACACGTCTCCAGACTCACCCCTTCCACCGGTACGAAGGGGCAGACATCACAGGCTCCCAGGCGGGGATGGCTGCCGATCTGGTCCCGCATGTCGATGACCTCAGCCGCCCGCACAATGCCCCGGAAGGCTGCCTCCAGGACCGCCTCAGGATCCCCCAGGAAGGTCACCACGGTCCGGTTGGCATCGGCCCCGGAGTCCACGGCCAGCAGCTGGATACCCTCCACGGAGCTGATGGCCTCGGTGATCAGGCGGATCTTGGCGGTGTCCCGGCCTTCGGAGAAGTTGGGGACGCACTCCACCAGACGAGGAAGACGGATGTCCTGCGCCATGACCACCTCCCCGCCCCCCACAGGGGGATCCGTTCCGGAGGCATTGTGCGCCCTCCCGAGCTCAGCAGCCATGAAAGTTACGACATATTTGTACCAGACAAGGATCCCTTCCTACATTTTTGGTGCCCATCCCCTCCCGATAGCAGAAGCGGACCCAGCCGTGGTGCGTCCCTGAAGGGTTCGGACCGGAACTTGCTGAAGGAGCGCTATGGACGTGCCGAATCTGATCAACCAGCTGGGTGAGCTCCTGGAGCGCAATGACCGGATCGACCCGGAGCTCTACTCGCGCTATCGGGTCATGCGCGGCCTCCGGGACGAGGCCGGCACCGGGGTCCTGGTGGGGCTCACCGAGATCGGCGATGTCCGCGCCTACATCTTCGACGAGGAGGAGAAGGTCCCGGTGGAGGGCAAGCTCTTCTACCGCGGCATCGAGATCAACGACCTCGTCAACGGCTTCCAGGGGGAGGGCCGCCTGGGTTTCGAGGAGTGCTGCTACCTCCTCCTGGTGGGCGAGCTGCCGGATGCCGGCCAGCTGGCGGACTTCCAGGAGCTGCTGGGGGAACTCCGCACCCTCCCCAAGGGCTTCACCGAGGACATGATCCTCAAGGCGCCCAGCAAGGACATCATGAACAAGCTGGGGCGCAGCGTACTGGTGTCCTATTCCTACGACCCCAACCCCGATGACCCCAGCCTCCGGAACGTGCTGCGGCAGTGCATCGAGCTCATCGCCCGCCTGCCCACCATGGCGGCCTACGGCTACCAGGCCAAAAACCACTACCACGCCCGGCGGAGCCTCTTCCTGCACCCCCCGGTCAAGGAACTGGGCATCGCCGAGAACATCCTCCACATGATCCGCCCGGACAGCTGCTACACGCGGCTGGAGGCGGAGATGCTGGACCTTGCCCTGGTGCTCCACGCCGAGCACGGGGGGGGCAACAACTCCACCTTCGTGGTCCACGTGGTCACCTCTACGGGGACCGACACCTACTCGGCCATCGCAGCGGCCATCGGCGCCCTCAAGGGGCCCCAGCACGGCGGGGCCGCCGCCAAGGTGATGGACATGATGGACGACATCCGGGCCGGTGTGGAGGACTGGGAAGACGAGGAGGAGATCGCCGCCTACCTGGCCAGGATCCTGCGCAAGGAGGCCTATGACGGCACGGGCCTGATCTACGGCATCGGGCACGCCGTCTACACCCTCTCGGACCCCCGGACCATCCTGCTCAAGCGGAAGGCCGAGCTGCTGGCCGCAGAGAAGGGGCGGGAGAAGGAACTGCACCTCTACACCGCCATCGAACGCCTCGCCCCGCAGGTCTTCGCCCAGGTGAAGGGCAGCTCCAAGATCATGTGCGCCAATGTGGATTTCTACTCGGGCTTCGTCTACCAGATGCTGGGCATCCCCCGGGAGCTCTACACCCCCCTTTTCGCCATCGGTCGCATGGCAGGCTGGTGCGCCCACCGCATGGAGGAGCTGGTCAATGGCGGCAAGATCATCCGGCCGGCCTACAAGAGTGTCATTCCCAGGCGGGGCTACACCCCCCTGGTGGACCGCAGCCTGAGCTGAGCCTCAGCGCCCTCCCCGCACCCGGCGGTGGCCGAAGACCTGATGAAACTCCCGGATGGCCGCCGGATCACCCTCCCGGGAGAGGGGTCCCCAGAACTCCTCGGGATTGATCTCGGCGAACTGCCCGCCCTTGGCGATGCAGTCATTGATGTAGGAGATGAACTCCTCCTGCCGCCGCTTGATGTAGCCCTTGAAGGGGCGGGAGATGAAGCCCAGGAGGGCGGAATCCAGGGCGGTCCAGGTCTGGAGGCTGCTCTCGAAGCCTGAGGGGCCTTCCCAGTAGCGGTAGTGCACCACCATCCGCGCCCCCACGGGGATGGGGTTCCCCATGCGTCCCCGCTCCACACGGCCATCCACGATGTAGACCCGCTCTCCCCGTCGGCGGAAGGCCAGCGTCAGGGTGCCCTTGAGCCCCTGTCCGTCCTCGATGGTGAGCTGGCGCGGGGTGTCCACGGTGGCGTAGAAGTCAGGGACGAACTGACAGTGCCGCCACATGGCCGCCGCGAGACGGGGGTGGTCGAAGAGGCTCTCCATGGTGTTGAAGCGCACCGGAACCGGGCGGGTTCGGGCATTGAAGGTGAAGTCGGGGTGCTCCAGGACCGACTGCACCGCCTCACGGTAGGGAGAGGCGATGAGCTCCAGGGGGATCCCCGCCCGCAACGCGCACGGCAGCATGAGGAGCGAGGTGAGGAGGATCCTCTGCCACCAGGAAGTACGAGAACTCCCACCGCTCTCACCCAGAGATTGCTGGCTGGCATTCATGAAGGCCCCCGTCTGGATACTCTACGCCCAAGCGCGTCCCGCGGGGACTGCTGCCACAATGGGATGGCCACGAACCCAGGGAAGGATGCCCATGACCACCGTTGACGAAGCCCGCCGCCTGATCCTGGACCATGCCGCCCCCCTGCCCGCAGTGGAGCTGCCTCTGGCCGAGGCCCAGGGCATGGTGCTGGCTCAGGACCTCCATGCCGTGGACCCTCTCCCCCTCTTCACCAACTCCGCCATGGACGGCTTCGCCCTGCGGAGCGCCGACATCGCCCCAGGGGTGCGCCTGCAGGTGCTCGCCACGGTGGCCGCCGGGCAGGTGGCCGACCGGCATGTGGAGCCCGGCACCGCCCTGAGGATCATGACGGGTGCGCCCCTGCCCGAGGGGGCCGACACCGTGGTCCCCCTGGAGCACACCCGCCATGGCGAGGACTGGGTCGAGTTCCCCAAGGCCGTGAAGACCGGCGCCAACGTCCGTCACGCAGGCGAGGATGTCCGCCCAGGAGACCGGGTGATGGAGGCCGGAACCGTGATCCTCCCCGGTGCCATTGCCGTGCTGGCCTCCCTGGGCCTCACCCGAATCCCCGTCCACCCCAGACCGCGGGTGGCAGTGGTCAGCAGCGGCAACGAGCTGGTGGATGCCTCGGAGCGCCCGGGTCCTGGGCAGATCCGCGACTCCAACGGCCCTGCCATCTGCGCCCAGGTGGAGGAGGCCGGAGCCATCGCCAGGCCCTTCCCCCGGGTCCGGGACGCCCATGACGCAGTAGAGGCCACCATCCGGGAGGCGGTCTCCACCTGCGATGTACTCATCACCACCGGCGGGGTCTCCGAAGGAGACTATGACTACACTAAAGTGGTCCTGGAGGAACTGGGCGCGGTGAAGCTCTTCTGGAAGGTGTCCCAGAAACCCGGCGGCCCCTTCGGAGTCTGGCTGCTGGACGGCAAGTTCGTCTTCGGCATCCCCGGCAATCCCGTGCCCGCCATGCTGATGGTGGAGGAGTATGTCCGCCCCGCCCTGCGCCGGATGATGGGCCTGAAGCAGCTCCTGCGGCCCGAGACCACGGCCACCTTGGACCAGGACTGGCACCGCGGCAAGCCCGATGGCAAGACCCACATGCTGCGGGTCGTGGTCCACGGCGAGCCTGACGGCCTGCACGCCCGCCTCACCGGTGCCCAGGGTTCGGGGGTCATCACCTCCATGCTGAAAGCCAACGCCCTGGCCTTCATGGAA
The sequence above is drawn from the uncultured Holophaga sp. genome and encodes:
- a CDS encoding citrate/2-methylcitrate synthase; translated protein: MDVPNLINQLGELLERNDRIDPELYSRYRVMRGLRDEAGTGVLVGLTEIGDVRAYIFDEEEKVPVEGKLFYRGIEINDLVNGFQGEGRLGFEECCYLLLVGELPDAGQLADFQELLGELRTLPKGFTEDMILKAPSKDIMNKLGRSVLVSYSYDPNPDDPSLRNVLRQCIELIARLPTMAAYGYQAKNHYHARRSLFLHPPVKELGIAENILHMIRPDSCYTRLEAEMLDLALVLHAEHGGGNNSTFVVHVVTSTGTDTYSAIAAAIGALKGPQHGGAAAKVMDMMDDIRAGVEDWEDEEEIAAYLARILRKEAYDGTGLIYGIGHAVYTLSDPRTILLKRKAELLAAEKGREKELHLYTAIERLAPQVFAQVKGSSKIMCANVDFYSGFVYQMLGIPRELYTPLFAIGRMAGWCAHRMEELVNGGKIIRPAYKSVIPRRGYTPLVDRSLS
- the ftcD gene encoding glutamate formimidoyltransferase, which translates into the protein MAQDIRLPRLVECVPNFSEGRDTAKIRLITEAISSVEGIQLLAVDSGADANRTVVTFLGDPEAVLEAAFRGIVRAAEVIDMRDQIGSHPRLGACDVCPFVPVEGVSLETCADLARRLAKRVGEELELPVYLYEHAATSPARRSLAAIRRGEYEGLEAKLRQPEWAPDFGPATFVPTFGALTVGARDFLIAFNINLDSRDKAQAADIAFELRERGRVARRGQTDAFYASGRELIYGSGCLPCGNCSYDAPDRAALEAHCREAHGYELQELLRLNDLDPGQDLVGQKVYRAGRFRECRAIGWYVEAYGRAQISLNLTRPGLTPPHAVLEAARALALERGLRVTGSEVVGLIPFPVLLEAGRFYLQREGRPWHIPVRDVLDCALESMGLRDVSPFELEAKVLGLPKGFEGGPASLKVSEFVLELSRQSPVPGGGSAAALAGAQGAALAAMVANLSQSKSPAPEAAVELAGAAEQAHRALDGLLHAVDEDTQAYRAYLAARRLPRSTPEERQVRDWAMEAGLRQAIEVPLRTAEDALGAMAAAAVAIRWGHPAAVTDAMVGLQLAHSGLQGGVWNVQTNLRDLPEAPWRAELAARCRDLLEQGRACLGSALEEGRRRLGG
- the glp gene encoding gephyrin-like molybdotransferase Glp encodes the protein MTTVDEARRLILDHAAPLPAVELPLAEAQGMVLAQDLHAVDPLPLFTNSAMDGFALRSADIAPGVRLQVLATVAAGQVADRHVEPGTALRIMTGAPLPEGADTVVPLEHTRHGEDWVEFPKAVKTGANVRHAGEDVRPGDRVMEAGTVILPGAIAVLASLGLTRIPVHPRPRVAVVSSGNELVDASERPGPGQIRDSNGPAICAQVEEAGAIARPFPRVRDAHDAVEATIREAVSTCDVLITTGGVSEGDYDYTKVVLEELGAVKLFWKVSQKPGGPFGVWLLDGKFVFGIPGNPVPAMLMVEEYVRPALRRMMGLKQLLRPETTATLDQDWHRGKPDGKTHMLRVVVHGEPDGLHARLTGAQGSGVITSMLKANALAFMEPECQEAKAGESIRIHLIRHGEDH